The Primulina eburnea isolate SZY01 chromosome 8, ASM2296580v1, whole genome shotgun sequence genome contains a region encoding:
- the LOC140839017 gene encoding uncharacterized protein, whose product MVDVVTLIRDRIKTAESRQKSYADVRRRPLAFEIRDHVFVQIAPLKGVVRFGKKGKLSPCFIGPFEILDRIGERAYRVALPSDFNRVYNVFNVSMLCKYVPNQTHVLHHKPLDLLPNLSYHERPIHILDRKVKVLRNKETGILKVLWSNHVIEEATWEPEEEMKQSYPDLFTP is encoded by the coding sequence ATGGTTGATGTTGTAACATTGATTCGAGATAGAATTAAAACTGCTGAGtctcgacagaaaagctatgcagatgttcgaaGAAGGCCTTTAGCATTCGAGATACGTGATCACGTGTTTGTTCAGATAGCTCCTCTCAAGGGAGTtgtgagatttggaaagaagggGAAGTTGAGTCCTTGTTTTATTGGACCTTTCGAGATTCTCGACAGAATTGGCGAGCGAGCTTATCGAGTGGCTTTACCTTCGGATTTTAATAGGgtgtataatgtatttaatgtCTCAATGCTTTGTAAATATGTACCGAATCAAACTCATGTACTTCATCACAAACCACTAGACTTATTGCCAAATTTGAGTTATCATGAACGGCCGATACACATACTGGATCGAAAGGTTAAAGTTCTTAGAAACAAAGAAACTGGGATCTTGAAAGTGTTATGGAGTAATCATGTCATCGAAGAAGCAACATGGGAACCCGAGGAAGAGATGAAGCAAAGTTATCCTGACTTGTTTACGCCGTGA
- the LOC140839018 gene encoding uncharacterized protein, translated as MRQRRWLELVKDYDCTFSYHHGKANVVADALTRKSGVVLSSMIQKPLLLDFQRNEIALVEKGTIARLSALVIRPTLNDVIKDGQQNDNQLLEMKSKGELKGNSDFVLNSDGLMTFRGRICVPIDDNFRRDVLLRFIPHHIRYIQVKIEHQITAGLLQKLSIP; from the exons ATGCGTCAGAGGAGATGGTTGGAACTTgttaaggattatgattgcactTTTAGTTACCACCATGGGAAGGCGAATGTAGTTGCAGACGCATTGACTCGAAAGTCAGGAGTAGTGTTGAGTTCTATGATTCAAAAACCTTTATTGTTGGACTTTCAAAGGAATGAGATCGCTTTGGTCGAGAAAGGTACGATAGCTCGACTTTCAGCTTTGGTGATTCGACCTACTTTGAATGACGTGATTAAAGATGGACAACAGAATGATAACCAATTGCTGGAAATGAAGTCTAAGGGTGAGCTAAAAGGAAATTCTGATTTTGTTTTAAATAGTGATGGGTTGATGACCTTCAGAGGTCGAatttgtgttcctatcgacgatAATTTTCGACGAGATGTTTTATTGAGGTTCATACCgcaccatattcgatacatccag gttaagattgagcaccaaataACAGCAGGATTGTTGCAGAAATTGTCGATACCTTAG